Proteins encoded by one window of Tunturibacter psychrotolerans:
- a CDS encoding regulatory protein RecX: MAFARPKKREPVGEAGLFEYAVGTLARRMRTVRDLRRLMKARAEEGDAGERAMDAVIVRLKELNYLSDTRFAEDYTRVRKEHEKFGRRRVQQDLMMKGVGKELVASTLETAYEDVDEVALARQYIARKRMKKPSGENAQKETVRTMNRLMRAGFSSNAIFKVLKAWDLPEEALTGVEEGGVDSDSYAEPDERAGDSDGYARQNEDE; encoded by the coding sequence ATGGCGTTTGCACGGCCGAAGAAGCGGGAGCCGGTGGGTGAGGCTGGGTTGTTTGAGTATGCGGTGGGGACGCTGGCGCGAAGGATGCGGACGGTGCGGGATCTGCGGCGGTTGATGAAGGCTCGCGCGGAGGAGGGTGATGCGGGAGAGCGCGCGATGGATGCGGTGATTGTGCGCTTGAAGGAGTTGAATTATTTGAGCGATACGCGGTTTGCCGAAGACTACACGCGGGTGCGGAAGGAGCATGAGAAGTTTGGGCGCAGACGCGTGCAGCAGGATTTGATGATGAAGGGCGTGGGGAAAGAGCTGGTGGCTTCGACGCTGGAGACGGCGTATGAGGATGTGGATGAGGTGGCGCTGGCTCGGCAATATATTGCGCGGAAGCGGATGAAGAAACCGAGTGGGGAGAATGCGCAGAAGGAGACCGTGCGGACGATGAATCGGCTGATGCGGGCTGGGTTCTCTTCGAATGCGATCTTCAAGGTGCTGAAGGCTTGGGACCTGCCGGAGGAGGCGTTGACTGGGGTGGAAGAGGGTGGGGTTGATTCGGATTCTTATGCGGAACCGGACGAGCGGGCTGGGGATTCGGATGGTTATGCGCGGCAGAATGAGGATGAGTGA
- a CDS encoding RNA-binding S4 domain-containing protein — translation MTGTRIDKWLWAARFFKTREQASKACDMNRITSNNVAAKPAREVRIGDMLHIKNEGGEFEIEVLTLSQQRGSAAIAQTLYRETESSKEARRKAAEERRLLGPIAFTAPSKRPSKRDRRLIHSFRGDY, via the coding sequence ATGACCGGCACGCGCATCGACAAGTGGCTCTGGGCAGCCCGCTTCTTCAAAACCCGCGAGCAAGCCTCCAAAGCCTGCGACATGAACCGCATCACCTCGAACAACGTCGCCGCCAAGCCTGCACGCGAAGTCCGCATAGGCGACATGCTGCACATCAAAAACGAAGGCGGTGAGTTTGAAATCGAAGTGCTGACCTTAAGCCAACAGCGCGGCTCCGCAGCCATCGCGCAAACTCTCTACCGCGAGACCGAGTCCAGCAAGGAAGCCCGCCGCAAAGCCGCCGAAGAGCGCAGACTCCTCGGCCCCATCGCCTTCACCGCTCCCTCTAAGCGGCCTAGCAAACGCGACCGGCGCCTCATCCACAGCTTCCGCGGGGACTATTAG